In Juglans microcarpa x Juglans regia isolate MS1-56 chromosome 8D, Jm3101_v1.0, whole genome shotgun sequence, the following are encoded in one genomic region:
- the LOC121243501 gene encoding uncharacterized protein LOC121243501 isoform X2 has translation MASRSETFATSDNDDDNDFQIPPAQTTTKSTHPGRSLISSRRPLKSSNSNFYSSKKLKRSGKENVPESTSSAHIKESQSDTPSLQNPTLPVLDAHQNIKVDNDSSTLDCDAKRELLKTREGYLCNSVESRLMKSRVDFAVNDDFEVGPELDVLLKLFSDAEEGDGNVVNGEAFHPQERNGLDGDRVFVQIRCPLCGIDISGMSNVQRQLHSNECLDKGEAQAQDITVPADESEPQIHRPVVDISPVLEWIRSLGLERYGDIFAREEIDWDTLQWLTEEDLFGIGITALGPRKKIVHALSEHRKGSANVVETHSDMHAHSEAQRQSTNGVQIYNDASDITVDETKKIAVNKLITDYFPGSVTDGKKVNTSVGKRGVGKRCSDSGLKRAVAKNIFRNGKLKDVPSWCCIAGTPFRVDAFRYLRGDCSHWFLTHFHMDHYQGLTRSFCHGKIYCSSITAMLVNMKIGIPWDRLQILQLNQKINIAGIDVTCLDANHCPGSIMMLFEPPNGKAILHTGDFRFSQEMTSMPVLQSLPIHTLILDTTYCNPQYDFPKQEAVIQFVIDCIQAEAFNPKTLFLIGSYTIGKERLFLEVAHVLRKKVYVTAAKLRILRCLGFSEEDMQWFTVNEQESHIHVVPMWTLASFKRLKHISDQYVGRFSLIVAFSPTGWTFGKGKKKSPGRRWQQGMKCRTVSIAALQNSEILLSLYLR, from the exons ATGGCATCTCGTTCTGAAACCTTCGCAACATCGGACAATGACGACGACAACGATTTCCAGATCCCTCCCGCCCAAACAACGACTAAAAGCACCCATCCCGGCAGATCTCTCATAAGCTCTCGAAGACCTCTCAAGTCCTCCAATTCCAACTTCTACTCATCCAAGAAGCTGAAGCGCTCCGGCAAAGAGAACGTACCGGAATCCACCTCCTCGGCCCACATTAAGGAATCACAATCCGATACGCCATCGTTGCAGAATCCCACGCTTCCTGTCCTTGAtgctcatcaaaatatcaaGGTAGACAATGATTCAAGTACTTTGGATTGTGATGCTAAAAGGGAATTGTTGAAAACAAGAGAGGGTTATTTATGCAATTCAGTGGAGTCTAGGTTAATGAAGTCGAGAGTGGATTTCGCTGTCAATGATGATTTTGAGGTGGGTCCGGAGCTCGATGTGCTGCTCAAGTTGTTTTCTGATGCAGAGGAGGGGGATGGAAATGTTGTTAATGGCGAAGCTTTTCATCCACAGGAAAGAAATGGCTTAGATGGTGATAGAGTTTTTGTTCAAATTCGATGTCCGCTATGTGGAATTGACATCTCTGGCATGAGTAATGTACAACGTCAGCTACACTCCAATGAGTGTCTTGACAAAGGGGAAGCTCAAGCTCAAGAT ATTACTGTTCCTGCTGATGAAAGCGAGCCTCAAATTCATCGTCCAGTTGTTGACATCTCTCCTGTTCTTGAGTGGATTCGCAGTTTAGGTTTAGAAAGGTATGGAGATATTTTTGCCCGAGAAGAGATTGATTGGGACACCTTACAATGGCTGACAGAAGAG GATCTGTTCGGTATTGGTATCACTGCACTGGGTCCAAGGAAGAAGATTGTGCATGCTCTTAGTGAACATAGAAAAGGAAGTGCTAATGTTGTTGAAACTCATTCTGATATGCATGCCCACTCTGAGGCTCAAAGACAGAGCACCAATGGAGTTCAAATTTACAATGATGCTTCGGATATAACAGTGGACGAAACTAAAAAGATAGCTGTAAATAAGTTGATTACAGATTATTTTCCAGGGTCTGTGACTGATGGGAAGAAAGTCAACACCTCTGTGGGGAAGAGAGGGGTAGGAAAAAGATGCTCTGATTCTGGCCTTAAACGTGCTGTGgcgaaaaatattttcagaaatgGCAAACTCAAGGATGTTCCCTCGTGGTGCTGCATAGCAGGAACACCATTTCGAGTG GATGCTTTTCGATATCTTAGAGGAGACTGTTCCCATTGGTTTCTCACTCATTTTCATATGGACC ATTATCAAGGTCTAACCAGATCCTTCTGTCATGGAAAGATTTATTGCTCCTCGATCACAGCTATGCTTGTGAATATGAAGATTGGGATCCCATGGGACAGATTGCAAATTTTACAGCTCAAccaaaaaatcaatattgctGGTATTGATGTGACCTGCTTGGATGCAAACCACTGTCCTGGTTCCATAATGATGCTTTTTGAACCACCCAATGGTAAG GCAATTCTACATACAGGGGATTTTCGCTTTAGTCAGGAAATGACTAGCATGCCTGTGTTGCAATCACTTCCTATCCATACTCTTATCCTAGACACCACTTACTGTAACCCCCAG TATGACTTTCCAAAGCAAGAGGCTGTAATTCAGTTCGTCATTGATTGCATTCAAGCTGAAGCTTTCAACCCTAAAACGCTTTTTCTGATCGGTAGCTACACAATTG GAAAGGAGCGGCTGTTCTTGGAGGTTGCTCATGTGCTCCGTAAAAAGGTTTACGTCACCGCAGCAAAACTGCGTATTTTAAGATGTTTGGGATTCTCAGAGGAGGACATGCAGTGGTTTACAGTGAATGAACAAGAAAGCCACATTCATGTTGTGCCAATGTGGACACTTGCGAGTTTCAAACGTCTAAAGCACATATCTGATCAATATGTG GGTCGATTCAGTCTCATAGTTGCTTTCTCTCCTACTGGGTGGACATTTGGTAAGGGAAAGAAGAAGTCTCCGGGGAGAAGGTGGCAGCAGG GTATGAAGTGCCGTACAGTGAGCATTGCAGCTTTACAGAACTCAGAGATTTTGTTAAGCTTGTATCTCCGATGA
- the LOC121243501 gene encoding DNA cross-link repair protein SNM1 isoform X1: protein MASRSETFATSDNDDDNDFQIPPAQTTTKSTHPGRSLISSRRPLKSSNSNFYSSKKLKRSGKENVPESTSSAHIKESQSDTPSLQNPTLPVLDAHQNIKVDNDSSTLDCDAKRELLKTREGYLCNSVESRLMKSRVDFAVNDDFEVGPELDVLLKLFSDAEEGDGNVVNGEAFHPQERNGLDGDRVFVQIRCPLCGIDISGMSNVQRQLHSNECLDKGEAQAQDITVPADESEPQIHRPVVDISPVLEWIRSLGLERYGDIFAREEIDWDTLQWLTEEDLFGIGITALGPRKKIVHALSEHRKGSANVVETHSDMHAHSEAQRQSTNGVQIYNDASDITVDETKKIAVNKLITDYFPGSVTDGKKVNTSVGKRGVGKRCSDSGLKRAVAKNIFRNGKLKDVPSWCCIAGTPFRVDAFRYLRGDCSHWFLTHFHMDHYQGLTRSFCHGKIYCSSITAMLVNMKIGIPWDRLQILQLNQKINIAGIDVTCLDANHCPGSIMMLFEPPNGKAILHTGDFRFSQEMTSMPVLQSLPIHTLILDTTYCNPQYDFPKQEAVIQFVIDCIQAEAFNPKTLFLIGSYTIGKERLFLEVAHVLRKKVYVTAAKLRILRCLGFSEEDMQWFTVNEQESHIHVVPMWTLASFKRLKHISDQYVGRFSLIVAFSPTGWTFGKGKKKSPGRRWQQGTVIRYEVPYSEHCSFTELRDFVKLVSPMNVIPSVNNDGPDSANAMISLLSS, encoded by the exons ATGGCATCTCGTTCTGAAACCTTCGCAACATCGGACAATGACGACGACAACGATTTCCAGATCCCTCCCGCCCAAACAACGACTAAAAGCACCCATCCCGGCAGATCTCTCATAAGCTCTCGAAGACCTCTCAAGTCCTCCAATTCCAACTTCTACTCATCCAAGAAGCTGAAGCGCTCCGGCAAAGAGAACGTACCGGAATCCACCTCCTCGGCCCACATTAAGGAATCACAATCCGATACGCCATCGTTGCAGAATCCCACGCTTCCTGTCCTTGAtgctcatcaaaatatcaaGGTAGACAATGATTCAAGTACTTTGGATTGTGATGCTAAAAGGGAATTGTTGAAAACAAGAGAGGGTTATTTATGCAATTCAGTGGAGTCTAGGTTAATGAAGTCGAGAGTGGATTTCGCTGTCAATGATGATTTTGAGGTGGGTCCGGAGCTCGATGTGCTGCTCAAGTTGTTTTCTGATGCAGAGGAGGGGGATGGAAATGTTGTTAATGGCGAAGCTTTTCATCCACAGGAAAGAAATGGCTTAGATGGTGATAGAGTTTTTGTTCAAATTCGATGTCCGCTATGTGGAATTGACATCTCTGGCATGAGTAATGTACAACGTCAGCTACACTCCAATGAGTGTCTTGACAAAGGGGAAGCTCAAGCTCAAGAT ATTACTGTTCCTGCTGATGAAAGCGAGCCTCAAATTCATCGTCCAGTTGTTGACATCTCTCCTGTTCTTGAGTGGATTCGCAGTTTAGGTTTAGAAAGGTATGGAGATATTTTTGCCCGAGAAGAGATTGATTGGGACACCTTACAATGGCTGACAGAAGAG GATCTGTTCGGTATTGGTATCACTGCACTGGGTCCAAGGAAGAAGATTGTGCATGCTCTTAGTGAACATAGAAAAGGAAGTGCTAATGTTGTTGAAACTCATTCTGATATGCATGCCCACTCTGAGGCTCAAAGACAGAGCACCAATGGAGTTCAAATTTACAATGATGCTTCGGATATAACAGTGGACGAAACTAAAAAGATAGCTGTAAATAAGTTGATTACAGATTATTTTCCAGGGTCTGTGACTGATGGGAAGAAAGTCAACACCTCTGTGGGGAAGAGAGGGGTAGGAAAAAGATGCTCTGATTCTGGCCTTAAACGTGCTGTGgcgaaaaatattttcagaaatgGCAAACTCAAGGATGTTCCCTCGTGGTGCTGCATAGCAGGAACACCATTTCGAGTG GATGCTTTTCGATATCTTAGAGGAGACTGTTCCCATTGGTTTCTCACTCATTTTCATATGGACC ATTATCAAGGTCTAACCAGATCCTTCTGTCATGGAAAGATTTATTGCTCCTCGATCACAGCTATGCTTGTGAATATGAAGATTGGGATCCCATGGGACAGATTGCAAATTTTACAGCTCAAccaaaaaatcaatattgctGGTATTGATGTGACCTGCTTGGATGCAAACCACTGTCCTGGTTCCATAATGATGCTTTTTGAACCACCCAATGGTAAG GCAATTCTACATACAGGGGATTTTCGCTTTAGTCAGGAAATGACTAGCATGCCTGTGTTGCAATCACTTCCTATCCATACTCTTATCCTAGACACCACTTACTGTAACCCCCAG TATGACTTTCCAAAGCAAGAGGCTGTAATTCAGTTCGTCATTGATTGCATTCAAGCTGAAGCTTTCAACCCTAAAACGCTTTTTCTGATCGGTAGCTACACAATTG GAAAGGAGCGGCTGTTCTTGGAGGTTGCTCATGTGCTCCGTAAAAAGGTTTACGTCACCGCAGCAAAACTGCGTATTTTAAGATGTTTGGGATTCTCAGAGGAGGACATGCAGTGGTTTACAGTGAATGAACAAGAAAGCCACATTCATGTTGTGCCAATGTGGACACTTGCGAGTTTCAAACGTCTAAAGCACATATCTGATCAATATGTG GGTCGATTCAGTCTCATAGTTGCTTTCTCTCCTACTGGGTGGACATTTGGTAAGGGAAAGAAGAAGTCTCCGGGGAGAAGGTGGCAGCAGGGTACGGTTATAAG GTATGAAGTGCCGTACAGTGAGCATTGCAGCTTTACAGAACTCAGAGATTTTGTTAAGCTTGTATCTCCGATGAATGTAATACCAAGCGTAAATAATGATGGGCCTGATTCTGCCAATGCAATGATCTCTCTCCTGTCATCTTGA